In one window of Rhodopseudomonas palustris HaA2 DNA:
- a CDS encoding GNAT family N-acetyltransferase: MSTTLIEVRPARAADASAVAGTHDEAWRSAYQGIIPGAELEKLINRRGPNWWDSAIRKGSRVSVLCFGDKVAGYANYGRNRARSLHFDGEIYELYLRPEFQGLGFGRRLFAAARRDLAQSGLKSMVIWALSDNEAATEFYRALGGRMVARSSERFGPKSLDKVAFAWSN, encoded by the coding sequence ATGAGCACAACGCTGATCGAGGTTCGGCCGGCCAGGGCTGCGGATGCTTCCGCGGTCGCCGGCACCCATGACGAAGCCTGGCGGTCTGCCTATCAGGGCATCATCCCCGGTGCCGAGCTGGAAAAGCTGATCAACCGTCGCGGCCCGAACTGGTGGGACTCGGCGATCCGCAAAGGCAGCCGGGTCAGCGTTCTGTGCTTCGGTGACAAGGTCGCCGGCTACGCCAATTACGGCCGCAACCGCGCCCGCAGCCTGCATTTCGACGGCGAAATCTACGAGCTGTATCTGCGCCCCGAGTTCCAGGGGCTCGGCTTCGGCCGGCGGCTGTTCGCTGCGGCGCGTCGTGATCTGGCGCAAAGCGGCCTGAAAAGCATGGTGATCTGGGCGCTGTCGGACAACGAGGCGGCGACCGAGTTCTATCGTGCGCTCGGCGGCCGGATGGTGGCGCGGTCCTCGGAACGGTTCGGCCCGAAGTCGCTCGACAAGGTCGCCTTCGCCTGGAGCAACTGA
- a CDS encoding adenylate/guanylate cyclase domain-containing protein, whose amino-acid sequence MTDVRPLYTVLRQTTEAPVVDAIAHLIADGADSELNRINVLEFATRTGLDEEKVISGFLHAAQLGLFDMSWNVLCPGCSGVLDSHPSLKALRHDEYTCALCAKAYEASVDDQVEAAFTVSPGIRRIGAHDPDSLPLWDYTRQMFWSSGIELDEDVLARLSDQDTLGAAALQPGETAELSIALPSEFIIVFEPVTHSAQFIDVAGEPTDEVQSLALSFERQHPLTPTLSLRPGPLKLSLTNHADKRVIPAVWVAADALHTLLGKRKPILTAKRMLTNQTFRDVFKADNLSPDQRLKITSLTFLFTDLKGSTALYQRVGDLKAFDLVRAHFRALLEIIAAEKGAVVKTIGDAVMATFNRPEDALAAALRMREAMDALNEERGTRDLVVKIGIHEGPCLAVMLNERQDYFGQTVNIAARVLGLATTQAIHLTGAVIDTPAVTAMLDREAIAPIEKHAALRGIADKVLVYEIP is encoded by the coding sequence ATGACCGACGTTCGACCTCTCTACACCGTGCTGCGGCAGACCACCGAGGCCCCCGTCGTCGACGCCATCGCGCATCTGATCGCCGATGGCGCCGACAGCGAGCTCAACCGCATCAACGTGCTGGAATTCGCGACGCGCACCGGCCTCGACGAGGAGAAGGTGATCTCCGGCTTTCTGCATGCGGCCCAGCTCGGTCTGTTCGACATGAGCTGGAACGTGTTGTGCCCGGGCTGCAGCGGCGTGCTCGACAGCCATCCGTCGCTGAAGGCGCTGAGGCACGACGAATACACCTGCGCGCTGTGTGCGAAAGCCTATGAGGCGTCGGTCGACGATCAGGTCGAGGCCGCCTTCACCGTCAGTCCGGGCATCCGCCGGATCGGCGCGCACGATCCCGACAGCCTGCCGCTATGGGACTACACCCGGCAGATGTTCTGGAGCTCCGGCATCGAGCTCGACGAGGATGTGCTGGCGCGGCTGTCCGATCAGGACACGCTGGGCGCCGCGGCGCTGCAGCCCGGCGAGACCGCCGAGCTGTCGATCGCTCTGCCGAGCGAGTTCATCATCGTCTTCGAGCCGGTGACGCATTCGGCGCAGTTCATCGACGTCGCCGGGGAGCCGACCGACGAAGTGCAATCGCTGGCGCTGAGCTTCGAGCGCCAGCACCCGCTGACGCCGACATTGTCGCTGCGGCCGGGGCCGCTGAAACTGTCGCTGACCAACCATGCGGACAAGCGGGTGATACCCGCGGTCTGGGTCGCCGCAGACGCGCTGCATACGCTGCTCGGCAAGCGCAAGCCGATCCTCACCGCGAAGCGGATGCTGACCAATCAGACCTTCCGCGACGTCTTCAAGGCCGACAACCTCAGTCCCGACCAGCGGCTGAAGATCACCTCGCTGACCTTCCTGTTCACCGATCTCAAGGGCTCCACGGCGCTGTATCAGCGCGTCGGCGACCTCAAAGCGTTCGATCTGGTGCGGGCGCATTTCCGCGCGCTGCTCGAGATCATCGCCGCCGAAAAGGGCGCGGTGGTGAAGACCATCGGCGACGCGGTGATGGCGACCTTCAACCGCCCCGAGGACGCGCTCGCCGCCGCGCTGCGGATGCGCGAGGCGATGGATGCGCTCAACGAGGAACGCGGCACCCGGGATCTGGTGGTGAAGATCGGCATTCACGAAGGCCCGTGCCTTGCGGTGATGCTGAACGAGCGGCAGGATTATTTCGGCCAGACCGTCAACATCGCGGCGCGCGTTCTCGGCCTCGCCACCACCCAGGCGATTCATCTCACCGGGGCGGTAATCGATACGCCGGCGGTCACCGCGATGCTCGATCGCGAGGCGATCGCGCCGATCGAAAAGCACGCCGCGCTGCGCGGCATTGCCGACAAGGTGCTGGTCTATGAAATTCCTTAA
- a CDS encoding TerB family tellurite resistance protein has product MLDKLRQFISDVVAPTAPDELTLDDGGYRLAATALLIHVISLDGDPSEVERRKLQDLLETRFELDAATASRLIASATLVEGEAVDLYNFTSVIMRSVNEQGRLRIIEMMWELVFADGQVTEFEENVVWRAADLLAVSSRDRINLKRQVAAQQSETDPAN; this is encoded by the coding sequence ATGCTGGATAAACTGCGCCAATTCATTTCCGACGTCGTCGCGCCGACCGCGCCGGACGAACTCACCCTCGACGACGGCGGCTACCGGCTGGCCGCCACGGCGTTGCTGATTCACGTCATCTCGCTCGACGGCGATCCCTCCGAGGTCGAACGCCGCAAATTGCAGGATCTGCTGGAGACCCGCTTCGAGCTCGATGCGGCGACCGCGAGCCGGCTGATCGCCTCGGCGACGCTGGTCGAGGGAGAGGCGGTCGATCTGTATAATTTCACCAGCGTCATCATGCGCTCGGTCAACGAGCAGGGCCGGCTGCGGATCATCGAGATGATGTGGGAGCTGGTGTTCGCCGACGGCCAGGTCACCGAGTTCGAGGAGAACGTGGTGTGGCGCGCGGCCGACCTGCTCGCGGTGTCGTCGCGCGACCGTATCAATCTCAAGCGCCAGGTCGCCGCACAGCAATCGGAAACCGACCCCGCGAACTAA
- a CDS encoding glutamine amidotransferase, which yields MLLRPIDDFSRVASPALQPAGQAADTRPVLMILHQETSTPGRVGNALRALGHPLDIRRPRFGAALPETLDGHAGVVVFGGPMSANDPDDYIRREIDWIAVPLRERRPFLGICLGAQMLAAQLGARVSPHPEGRAEIGYYDIRPTAAGLAMCAQWPRQVYHWHCEGFALPTGAELLAEGGDFPVQAIRAGSAYGLQFHPDVTCAMLHRWTTRGHERLELPGARPRRDHFADRALHDAAERAWLADFLDHWLTRMPAALPALPLREAAE from the coding sequence ATGCTCCTGCGACCGATTGACGATTTTTCCCGGGTGGCCTCGCCCGCGCTGCAGCCCGCCGGCCAGGCGGCGGACACGCGGCCGGTGCTGATGATCCTGCATCAGGAGACCTCGACGCCCGGCCGGGTCGGCAACGCGCTGCGCGCTTTGGGCCATCCGCTCGATATCCGCCGGCCGCGATTCGGCGCCGCCCTTCCGGAGACGCTCGATGGCCACGCCGGCGTGGTGGTGTTCGGCGGCCCGATGAGCGCCAATGATCCCGACGACTATATCCGCCGCGAGATCGACTGGATCGCCGTGCCGCTGCGGGAGAGGCGGCCGTTTCTCGGAATCTGCCTCGGCGCGCAGATGCTGGCGGCGCAGCTCGGCGCCCGCGTTTCGCCGCATCCGGAGGGCCGCGCCGAGATCGGCTATTACGACATTCGCCCGACCGCGGCCGGTCTGGCGATGTGCGCGCAATGGCCGCGGCAGGTGTATCACTGGCACTGCGAGGGCTTCGCTCTGCCGACCGGCGCCGAGTTGTTGGCCGAGGGCGGCGACTTCCCGGTGCAGGCGATCCGCGCCGGCAGTGCTTACGGGTTGCAGTTCCACCCCGATGTCACCTGCGCGATGCTGCATCGCTGGACCACCCGGGGCCATGAGCGACTGGAGCTGCCGGGCGCCCGGCCGCGCCGCGATCACTTCGCCGACCGCGCGCTGCACGACGCGGCCGAACGCGCCTGGCTGGCGGACTTCCTCGATCACTGGCTGACGCGAATGCCGGCCGCATTGCCGGCGCTGCCGCTGCGCGAAGCGGCCGAATAA
- a CDS encoding DUF167 domain-containing protein, with product MAEAWRYSAQGVAVAVRVTPRGDRDEIDGLETLSDGRPVVKLRVRAIADGGEANRAVIELLAKALGVPKRNVRLLSGATSRQKQIAIDGDPKSLGETLRQLTAAKPAG from the coding sequence ATGGCCGAGGCCTGGCGGTATTCTGCCCAGGGTGTCGCCGTCGCGGTGCGGGTCACGCCACGCGGCGATCGCGACGAGATTGATGGGCTGGAAACGTTGTCGGACGGCCGGCCCGTGGTGAAGCTGCGGGTTCGCGCCATCGCCGATGGCGGCGAGGCCAACCGGGCGGTGATCGAGCTGTTGGCCAAGGCGCTCGGCGTGCCGAAACGCAACGTCCGGCTGTTATCGGGGGCGACGTCGCGGCAGAAGCAGATAGCCATCGACGGCGATCCCAAGAGCCTCGGCGAGACGCTTCGTCAGCTCACGGCGGCGAAGCCGGCCGGGTAA
- a CDS encoding flavin monoamine oxidase family protein produces MSQQRFPSSVDIAIIGAGAAGLGAARTLENSGLSVIVLEARDRVGGRAFTRMVTPEIAFDVGCGWLHSADENCFVGIAGQLGIAIDTTHPPWSERSFGDVFPPRQRAAFGKALDAFYERVWRAAKRKTDAAAATLLEPGNRWNPMIDAVSTYVNGAELDRISIHDVEAYRDTGVNWRIRAGYGALIAAYGAPCPVALNCPVSVVDHSGLQLKIETSQGPLTADKVIITVPTNLIADGAIRFVPELPDKVEAARGLPLGADDKVMLKLSDPNGFPADGNLRGATMRAAMGSYHLRPFGLDCIEGFFGGRFARELEDAGDGAFAAQSIDEIADLLGNDIRRKLTPLAESRWSRDPFTRGSYSHALPGHAGARAILAAPVDDRLFFAGEATSPHFFSTAHGARDSGERAAREVMARRVVAVAKLV; encoded by the coding sequence ATGTCTCAGCAACGCTTCCCCTCCTCCGTCGATATCGCCATCATCGGCGCGGGCGCGGCCGGCCTCGGCGCCGCCCGAACGCTGGAGAATTCCGGCCTGTCGGTGATCGTGCTGGAGGCGCGCGACCGGGTGGGCGGCCGCGCCTTTACAAGGATGGTGACGCCCGAGATCGCCTTCGACGTCGGCTGCGGCTGGCTGCATTCGGCCGACGAGAACTGCTTCGTCGGCATCGCCGGGCAACTCGGCATCGCGATCGACACTACCCACCCGCCGTGGAGCGAGCGAAGCTTCGGCGACGTGTTTCCGCCACGCCAGCGCGCCGCCTTCGGCAAGGCGCTCGACGCCTTCTACGAGCGCGTCTGGCGCGCCGCCAAGCGCAAGACCGATGCGGCCGCCGCAACCCTGCTCGAGCCCGGCAACCGCTGGAATCCGATGATCGACGCGGTGTCGACCTACGTCAACGGCGCCGAACTCGACCGCATCTCGATCCACGACGTCGAGGCCTATCGCGACACCGGGGTCAACTGGCGGATTCGCGCCGGCTACGGCGCGCTGATCGCCGCCTATGGCGCGCCGTGTCCGGTGGCGCTGAATTGCCCGGTCAGCGTGGTCGATCACTCCGGCCTGCAACTGAAGATCGAAACATCGCAAGGCCCGCTCACCGCGGACAAAGTGATTATCACCGTGCCGACCAACCTGATCGCCGACGGGGCGATCCGGTTTGTGCCCGAGCTTCCCGACAAGGTCGAAGCCGCGCGCGGATTGCCGCTCGGCGCCGACGACAAGGTGATGCTGAAGCTGTCCGACCCGAACGGCTTTCCCGCAGACGGCAATCTGCGCGGCGCCACGATGCGGGCGGCGATGGGGAGCTATCATCTGCGGCCGTTCGGCCTGGACTGCATCGAAGGATTCTTCGGCGGTCGCTTCGCGCGTGAGCTGGAAGACGCCGGCGACGGCGCGTTCGCGGCACAGAGCATCGACGAGATCGCCGACCTGCTCGGCAACGACATTCGCCGCAAGCTCACGCCGCTGGCGGAATCGCGCTGGTCGCGCGACCCGTTCACGCGCGGCTCCTACTCGCACGCCTTGCCCGGCCACGCCGGCGCCCGCGCCATCCTGGCCGCGCCGGTCGACGACCGCCTGTTCTTCGCCGGTGAAGCCACCTCCCCGCACTTCTTCTCCACCGCCCACGGCGCAAGAGATAGTGGCGAGCGGGCCGCCAGAGAGGTGATGGCGCGACGCGTAGTAGCGGTGGCGAAGCTTGTGTGA
- a CDS encoding YggT family protein: MRAILDIVLIILDLYIWLLIASAILSWLIAFNVVNTRNQFVSAVSEFLYRITEPLLGPIRRMLPSLGGLDISPIILILLIMFLQRVITYYIYPSVF; this comes from the coding sequence ATGCGCGCCATTCTCGACATCGTTCTCATCATTCTCGATCTGTACATCTGGCTGTTGATCGCCTCGGCGATCCTGTCCTGGCTGATCGCCTTCAACGTCGTGAACACGCGCAACCAGTTCGTCTCCGCAGTGTCGGAATTCCTGTACCGGATCACCGAGCCGCTGCTGGGCCCGATCCGCCGGATGCTGCCGTCGCTCGGCGGGCTGGATATTTCTCCGATCATCCTGATCCTGCTGATCATGTTCCTGCAGCGGGTGATCACCTATTACATCTACCCGTCGGTGTTCTGA
- the ppa gene encoding inorganic diphosphatase, with protein sequence MRIDAIPVGINPPHDVNVIIEVPVGGEPIKYEMDKDAGTLVVDRFLYTAMRYPGNYGFIPHTLSDDGDPCDVLVANTRGIVPGAMMSVRPVGVLFMSDEAGHDEKIIAVPSSKLTQRYDRIKTYSDLPEITLQQIQHFFEHYKDLEPGKWVKILRWGGAEDAHKLIVEGIERAKAAKK encoded by the coding sequence ATGCGCATTGACGCAATTCCCGTCGGCATCAACCCACCCCACGATGTCAACGTGATCATCGAGGTTCCGGTCGGCGGCGAGCCGATCAAATACGAGATGGACAAGGACGCCGGCACGCTGGTGGTCGATCGGTTTCTTTATACCGCCATGCGCTATCCCGGGAATTACGGCTTCATTCCGCATACGCTGTCCGACGACGGCGACCCCTGCGACGTGCTGGTCGCCAACACCCGCGGCATCGTGCCGGGCGCGATGATGAGCGTGCGGCCGGTCGGCGTGCTGTTCATGAGCGACGAGGCCGGCCACGACGAGAAGATCATCGCGGTGCCGTCGTCGAAGCTGACTCAGCGCTACGACCGCATCAAGACCTATTCCGACCTGCCCGAAATCACGCTGCAGCAGATCCAGCACTTCTTCGAGCACTACAAGGATCTCGAACCCGGCAAATGGGTGAAGATCCTGCGCTGGGGGGGCGCCGAGGATGCGCACAAGCTGATCGTCGAAGGCATCGAGCGGGCCAAGGCCGCAAAGAAATAA
- a CDS encoding M20 family peptidase, whose protein sequence is MRRLLRWIRNIVVVAVIAIAGLAVALTYNTFRQPSRQIDVAAVAPVAVDEDGAARRLAEAIRFPTISNFLNPEQDAEALRGLQAHIVASFPAFHAAATREVVNGKSLLYTWQGTDPQARPIALLAHQDVVPIAPKTEQDWQHKPFDGVIADGFVWGRGSWDDKGNLYAMLEAVEAMAKQGFRPKRTIYFAFGHDEEVSGLRGARQIADLLAARKVRLDFVLDEGLLITDGIMKGLDRPAALIGVSEKGYATLVLTARGTPGHSSMPPRDTAIGMLAAALTHLEDNRLPMRVRGSVADMFDTLAPEMRGFNRVVLSNLWLFKPLLLREFAKSGTTEAMVRTTTALTVFNAGDKDNVLPGIAEASVNFRLLPGDTQAGITDHVRKTVANDRIAIAGSEGNFDPPPVTGTASASYEALNRTIREIFPDVVVAPGLMIAATDSRHYAGVADNIFRFSPVRATSEDLKRFHGTNERISIANYADMIRFYVRLIQNTAG, encoded by the coding sequence ATGCGCCGGCTGCTGAGATGGATCCGCAATATCGTGGTGGTCGCGGTGATCGCGATCGCCGGCCTGGCCGTAGCGCTGACCTACAATACGTTTCGTCAGCCCTCGCGGCAGATCGACGTCGCTGCCGTTGCGCCGGTGGCGGTGGACGAGGACGGCGCCGCGCGGCGGCTCGCCGAAGCGATCCGCTTCCCGACCATCTCCAACTTCCTCAACCCGGAGCAGGACGCCGAGGCGCTGCGCGGCCTGCAGGCGCATATCGTGGCGAGCTTCCCGGCGTTTCATGCCGCCGCGACCCGCGAAGTCGTCAACGGCAAGAGCCTGCTCTACACGTGGCAGGGCACCGACCCCCAGGCCCGGCCGATCGCGCTGCTGGCCCATCAGGACGTGGTGCCGATCGCGCCGAAGACCGAACAGGACTGGCAGCACAAGCCATTCGATGGCGTGATCGCCGACGGCTTCGTCTGGGGCCGCGGCTCGTGGGACGACAAGGGCAATCTCTACGCCATGCTGGAAGCCGTCGAGGCGATGGCGAAGCAGGGCTTCCGGCCGAAACGCACGATCTATTTCGCCTTCGGCCACGACGAAGAAGTCTCCGGCCTGCGCGGCGCCAGGCAGATCGCCGACCTGCTCGCCGCGCGAAAAGTCCGGCTCGACTTCGTGCTCGACGAGGGCCTGCTGATCACCGACGGCATCATGAAGGGCCTCGACCGGCCGGCAGCGCTGATCGGCGTCTCGGAAAAGGGCTACGCCACGCTGGTGCTGACCGCACGCGGCACGCCAGGCCATTCCTCGATGCCGCCGCGCGACACCGCGATCGGAATGCTCGCGGCGGCGCTGACGCATCTCGAAGACAACCGCCTGCCGATGCGGGTGCGCGGCTCGGTCGCCGACATGTTCGACACGCTGGCGCCGGAAATGCGCGGCTTCAATCGCGTCGTGCTGTCGAACCTGTGGCTGTTCAAGCCGCTGTTGCTACGCGAATTCGCCAAGAGCGGCACCACCGAGGCGATGGTCCGCACCACCACCGCGCTGACCGTGTTCAACGCCGGCGACAAGGACAACGTGCTGCCCGGCATTGCGGAGGCCAGCGTCAATTTCCGGCTGCTGCCGGGCGACACCCAGGCCGGCATCACCGACCATGTCCGCAAGACCGTCGCCAACGACCGGATCGCGATCGCCGGATCGGAGGGCAATTTCGATCCGCCGCCGGTGACCGGCACCGCGAGCGCTTCCTACGAGGCCCTCAACCGCACCATCCGCGAAATCTTTCCGGACGTGGTTGTGGCGCCCGGCCTGATGATCGCCGCCACCGACTCGCGGCACTATGCCGGCGTCGCCGACAATATCTTCCGGTTCTCGCCGGTCCGCGCCACGTCCGAGGACCTCAAGCGCTTCCACGGCACCAACGAGCGCATCAGCATCGCCAACTACGCCGACATGATCCGGTTCTATGTGCGGCTGATCCAGAACACCGCCGGCTGA
- a CDS encoding SDR family NAD(P)-dependent oxidoreductase: protein MTERVTLITGASAGIGTELARIFAANAHRVALVARRADRLEALAAEITAKGGKEPIIIVCDLAKPEAVDEIVARLTAAGVEVEYLVNNAGYGLFGRAAEIDREDQLGIIDVNIRALTDLSLRFADSVAKLRGGILNVASIASFLPGPGMAVYYASKAYVLSLSEALHQELGKKGVRVTAICPGPVSTEFQSRAGFEPGFDSAVLNVSPAEVARQGYQGLMNNRRLVLPGLGVKIVPFLLRFFPRGFILAAVGGYQQRQR, encoded by the coding sequence GTGACTGAACGCGTGACGTTGATAACGGGGGCATCGGCTGGCATCGGCACGGAGCTGGCGCGCATTTTCGCGGCAAATGCTCACAGAGTGGCCTTGGTGGCGCGACGCGCCGACCGGCTCGAGGCGCTGGCTGCGGAAATCACGGCCAAGGGCGGCAAGGAACCGATCATCATCGTCTGCGATCTGGCGAAGCCCGAGGCGGTCGACGAGATCGTGGCCCGGCTGACTGCGGCCGGGGTCGAGGTCGAGTACCTCGTCAACAATGCCGGCTATGGCCTGTTCGGCCGCGCCGCGGAGATCGACCGCGAGGATCAGCTCGGCATCATCGACGTCAATATCCGCGCGCTGACCGACCTGTCGCTGCGCTTCGCCGACAGCGTCGCGAAACTGCGCGGCGGCATCCTCAACGTCGCGTCGATCGCCAGCTTCCTGCCGGGGCCCGGCATGGCGGTGTACTATGCCTCCAAGGCCTATGTGCTGTCGCTGAGCGAGGCGCTGCATCAGGAACTGGGCAAGAAGGGCGTCAGGGTCACGGCGATCTGTCCTGGGCCGGTGTCGACCGAATTCCAGTCGCGCGCGGGCTTCGAGCCCGGCTTCGATTCGGCGGTGCTCAACGTCTCGCCCGCCGAGGTCGCCCGCCAAGGTTATCAGGGGCTGATGAACAACAGGCGGCTGGTGTTGCCGGGCCTCGGCGTCAAGATCGTGCCGTTCCTGCTGCGATTCTTCCCGCGCGGCTTCATTCTGGCCGCGGTCGGCGGCTATCAGCAGCGGCAGCGCTGA
- a CDS encoding enoyl-CoA hydratase has translation MLYQDILYEVADRIATITLNRPDRMNAWTPVMEREVREAMETAAEDAEVRVIVLTGAGRGFCAGADMQVLQTIDPSDVRRASSLPPFDMNRRADWQTRYAFYPAIPKPIIGMLNGATAGIGLVHALYCDVRFAADSAVFTTAFARRGLIAEHGISWMLPRIVGHANALDLLLSARRVSAEEALRIGLVNRLVPSEQLREQTYAYARDLADNVSPASMRVIKRQLYEVPFQTLAEATIEANREMVVSLGSDDFKEGVASFVEKRPPQFRSV, from the coding sequence ATCCTCTATCAGGACATCCTCTATGAGGTCGCCGACAGGATCGCGACGATCACGCTGAACCGGCCGGACCGGATGAATGCGTGGACGCCGGTGATGGAGCGCGAGGTGCGCGAGGCGATGGAAACAGCCGCAGAAGACGCCGAGGTCCGCGTCATCGTGCTGACCGGCGCCGGCCGCGGCTTCTGCGCCGGCGCCGACATGCAGGTGCTGCAGACCATCGATCCGTCCGATGTCCGCCGCGCCTCGAGCCTGCCGCCGTTCGACATGAACCGCCGGGCCGACTGGCAAACCCGCTACGCGTTCTATCCGGCGATTCCCAAGCCGATCATCGGCATGCTGAACGGCGCCACCGCCGGAATCGGGCTGGTGCACGCGCTGTATTGCGACGTCCGCTTTGCCGCCGACAGCGCGGTGTTCACCACCGCGTTCGCGCGGCGCGGGCTGATCGCCGAGCACGGCATTTCCTGGATGCTGCCGCGGATCGTCGGCCACGCCAATGCGCTCGACCTGTTGCTGTCGGCGCGGCGGGTCTCGGCCGAGGAGGCGCTGCGGATTGGTCTCGTCAACCGGCTGGTTCCGTCCGAGCAGCTCCGCGAGCAGACCTACGCCTACGCCCGCGATCTCGCCGACAATGTTTCGCCGGCGTCGATGCGGGTGATCAAGCGGCAGCTCTACGAGGTGCCGTTCCAGACGCTCGCCGAGGCGACCATCGAGGCCAATCGCGAGATGGTCGTCTCGCTCGGCAGCGACGATTTCAAGGAAGGCGTCGCCAGCTTCGTCGAGAAGCGCCCGCCGCAGTTCCGCAGCGTGTGA
- the folD gene encoding bifunctional methylenetetrahydrofolate dehydrogenase/methenyltetrahydrofolate cyclohydrolase FolD, giving the protein MTATIIDGKIISAELRARVAAEVTRIKADHGITPGLAVVLVGSDPASEVYVRSKHKQTQEAGMASFEHRLPADVPQAELLALIGQLNADPAVHGILVQLPLPKGLDSNAVIDAIDPAKDVDGLNPVNAGRLASGLFALTPCTPLGCIIMAKQVHASLEGMNAIVIGRSNLVGKPLVQLLLNENATVTIAHSRSRDLPALCRQADLVFAAVGRPEMVKGDWIKPGATVIDVGINRTPSPDGGKDKLVGDVAFAEAKDIAGAITPVPGGVGLMTVACLLVNTVRAASAIHGLPKPAV; this is encoded by the coding sequence ATGACTGCCACGATCATCGACGGAAAAATCATCTCGGCCGAGCTGCGCGCGCGGGTGGCCGCGGAGGTGACGCGAATCAAGGCCGATCACGGCATCACGCCGGGGCTCGCGGTGGTGCTGGTCGGCAGCGATCCGGCCTCCGAGGTCTATGTCCGCAGCAAGCACAAGCAGACCCAGGAGGCCGGCATGGCCTCGTTCGAGCACCGGCTGCCGGCCGATGTGCCGCAGGCCGAGCTGCTGGCGCTGATCGGCCAGCTCAATGCCGATCCGGCGGTGCACGGAATCCTGGTGCAGTTGCCGTTGCCGAAGGGGCTGGACAGCAATGCGGTGATCGATGCGATCGATCCTGCCAAGGACGTCGACGGCCTCAATCCGGTCAATGCCGGCCGGCTGGCCTCCGGGCTGTTCGCGCTGACGCCGTGCACGCCGCTCGGCTGCATCATCATGGCCAAGCAGGTGCATGCCTCGCTGGAAGGCATGAATGCCATCGTGATCGGCCGCTCCAATCTGGTCGGCAAGCCGCTGGTGCAATTGCTGCTCAACGAGAACGCCACCGTGACGATCGCGCATTCGCGCTCGCGCGATCTGCCGGCGCTGTGCCGGCAGGCCGATCTCGTGTTCGCCGCGGTCGGCAGGCCCGAGATGGTGAAAGGCGACTGGATCAAGCCGGGCGCGACCGTGATCGATGTCGGCATCAACCGCACGCCGTCGCCGGACGGCGGCAAGGACAAGCTCGTTGGTGACGTCGCCTTTGCCGAAGCCAAGGACATCGCCGGCGCCATCACCCCGGTGCCGGGCGGCGTCGGCCTGATGACGGTGGCGTGCCTCCTGGTCAACACCGTCCGCGCCGCCAGCGCGATTCACGGCTTGCCGAAGCCGGCCGTCTAA